In the genome of Siniperca chuatsi isolate FFG_IHB_CAS linkage group LG14, ASM2008510v1, whole genome shotgun sequence, the window tgtATCTACAGTATGAACTTGTGTGACTCTGAGTAAGAAAATACTAAATTCCTTTGAAACTGAACAATCCTGCTAACAATTTGGGGATTAATTATGGGGATAAGTGGAAAAGGTACAAAAGGCTGTTTAAATAACAACAGCGGCATTTCAATTGTGCTAAAGAAGAATACTGTGTTTGCATAGAATATTTATCTGAACATAACCAGAATATCTGTCGTTGTGTCCAATCCCTTTGATTACATCACTGCATATATGTTATAATAGATGACATCACTAAAGTAACCTACTTACCGAACGGCCATAGTACTCAGAGACAAATGCTTCAGCAACTTGAGTCTgattttatgaatgaatgaatgagtgacaTTCAGGTTTGCCTTGCTGGTTGGCTGAAGACAAAAGCAGAGAAAATCTCAACGTACAGTATGATTCACCACAACAAAGTGTTAGGGAGGGGGTGGTGATGTcattggtggtggtgggggagtCATCTGTGagtcagagaggaaaaagaagaggaggagatggaagaggaggaggaagaggataaGGAAGAGAggtgggtaaaaaaaaaaaaggagcacaTGGGGAGGTGGGgtacctgctgtgtgtgacCCATGGTAACAGGCAATGTTGGCCTGCGGATGACTCACCACTGCTTTAccaacctcacacacacacgcacacaaacacacacacacacaagcataatACACAGGGATGCTCACGTCATTCGCCATGACACACATACCGGTACAAGGGGAATTAAAGGACCTAACCAGTGGTTTTGCCTTGTTTAAGCCAATTCTGCTTACACCTTTCGTGTAAGAACACATCACGCAATGCACGCACGGCCTGTTTCGTGGCATAAGAAGCATGTAGACTCCCACACAACATAAACAGACGTCGCCTACGGGACGCTCAaacaagcacatgcacataGACGCACACACgcttaaatgcacacacacgccacATAAAgtgcagggagaggagagagaggaggggagggtcAGGATGACTCACACATCAATGATAACACCCCTCCCCCTGccccaatcacacacacacatataatatCATTTGGATGCAACCCACATCCTCCCCACATCCTGGGGAACCTCCCATATGAAACTCAGACTGGCAGCAGGAGGCTCCGACTGACTGCAGTTTGTCTAAGGTGATGGGAATTCTCTGGCAGGATGGTctgactttaaataaataaggatAAAGTCAAAATGTGAAAAGTTTGCAGCAGTGTGTCTGTACTGGTCTCTAGGTTTCTAGTCTCATAGGTGCTCATCTCTTTATGTCAATTTATTTTGGTGGAAATCAATTTTTATATCTTAGTTTCTGTACAAATGAGAGCTTGATGGAGATGATCGTCAGCCTCCAAATTACgctagttgtgttttttgttctaGTGTAACGCAGACTTAAGACCAAATTTACCAGAAACCCCTTCCTGTTAACAGAATGGAtctttttaaaggttttatcTATCTTTGTCTTGCCAAGGAGGATAAACATGTTTGAAGTGATTTTTCCACCGGCCTTTCACTCGTTACACCATCTGCCTTTCTGAGAAAACTCTGAAAGCTTTAGCTCCAGTTTTACTGAACAGTGCCCTCTGGAACTCTTATTAGCACTACACACTGGTGCAGTATACTTTCATGTACTGTTTATTGCTGTATTGTTTCTTCTGCACTTATGCTAACTCGGACTATGTCTGTGATTAGTTTATTTGAGTTTtgtatgttctgtttttgtgccCATGCTGCAAATCAATTTCCTTGATTTCTACCTGATTTGTTTGGTAAAGCGTTCCTAGCAAGTGGACACATCAGCAGCTTTTGACAGTCACACAAATGTTCttgttattcattttaaaatgcaaattggTGTCTCTAATTGTGTGTCCCATGTTTgggagggattttttttttttaccttcataTAGTAgtagctgtttgtttgttgctcaGTATGGCCAGTATTGTGCTGCTGAGCAACTTTAGTGGAgcaattttaaatttaaaatgtcttgctCTCAAGCCAACATTGGTAGTTGATGACAGAGGTGAAAGTGTACAAAAAAAAGTGGTGATCATACAACATGGTTCTGCACTGGATCACTTATGATGGATATTTTCTGAAGACACAGTCAAAATCAGCCACTATTCACCACACTCTTAATTAAAGGAGTAATTTGACATTCTGGCAAataaattcacttttttgccgaaagttaaatgagaaaatcgataccactctcacgtatgtgtggtaaatatgtagctgaagccagcagccagttagctttagcttagcataaagactagctagtctggctctgtccaacagtaacaaaatgCGTCTACCAGcgtgaagctcactaattaacgtgttatatctcgtttgtttaagtCATACAAAAAACCTGTGGAAAAACGAAACTTTGCCTCTTGAGAGGGAGTATGTGcaagactatttcttggctgggaccagttgctaggcaaccagcagagactacAGAAAATGAttagtctttatgttaagctaaactaaccagcGAGTGGTGTCCATCTTCTCAttaactctcaacaagaaagcaaatacgcGTATtccccaaaatatcaaactagtCTATCATAGTATAATATTAGATATCTAtaatagaaaacattttgacatgtcacagtaggaaaaacacagatgtaaataataaaatgaatgatgtctgaattccatttagctgcttcagtttcaggatcctggtgttgtgcatgctggcttacTGTCACACTGCCACACTgccatgacttactgggacacttgaatacaacagagccatcacacacacctgtgcttttcctactatgacaagtcaaaatgtctgctgtgaaggcCTATTCTCAAACAGCAGTTTACTCACTCAGTGCTTATTAAATTCTGCAGTCAAGTCAGATAAATCACACAAATAGCATTATACATATTACAAATATCAGACCCGAAAAAGTGCATATATATTTTCTGCATattaaggttaaaaaaaagatttttaaactAGCCTGGTGTAGTATTTACCTGTTGACCATAAAAATCACAACCTCTGAACAAACCTGAGTAGTTTATAGGAAAAAGCAGTTTAAAGACCCCTAGTCTCCCTATTTTTTCAGGGGGAGGAGGGGTTCCTAAACATATCGTATGCCTTTATCAGCTATTGTAAATTCAAATTGTCTTTGCACAAAAAGTCTAACAGAAGCCAGAAAAGAAAAGCTTGTCTCTTTGGAAAGAGGTTCTCACTCCCAGGTTCTGTAAATCAGAAAGCCGCCTCTTATCTTTTGATAGCTAAAACATGCGAGCAGTGCAGGCACTTGGCTAGCACACATAATTCCCATCAATTACTTCAAGAAATACTTCCGTCTGTAAATCGAGGGCAGCTGACAAGACACAGACAGCTCTTGGCACAATGGAGTTATTTTATGAATGACATCTGGATAACAAGAACACCTGCACTGGGTGACCCTGCTGGAGCAGAGGAGGAATGACGTTAGAGAAGGATTCAAGCGGATTGAGGCTGAATTTGTGTAAGATGTGGACGATAAggaattttgttgtttgtgtgctttGCCAGAATTTACAGCTGAAACACTGTCATTGATTAAACCCGTCTGCACCTGGCAAAATGAAGCTTGTTTATCCAAGGTCATGTGGTGACGTGGTGGTTCACTGATGGTCTGGTATATGACCTTTGCcctatttgtctttttctctctcccacctttACGGGCTATTTGTGCTGTGTAAAATCTaagaaatgaacacaaaatgatCTTAAAGTACTCAAGTAATGAATTTTCTAAAGCTGAGACCGTTTAAAGTTCACATTTGCAGCCCAGAGCTACTGAACATCTGTAATTTCTGACcggcagctgtttttatttttccaaagtGCACAATGCAAAAGAAGAAATTACTTCAGGAAATCtgattttcaaaaaataaataaataaataaaaatcaccagTGGTGCAGCAACtcagaagtaaaaaaacagaaaatctataGTTCATAAGGGATGAGAAACAATTGTTAAAAATATCAACCAACATGCTGTTGTCAAACTTGTGTCAAATTCAGAATTTCCTGTCATCATATGCTCTTGGGAATAGTTTAATCATATGCTGTAAAATAATCCTTTTAGTGAATTGAGTGACATGTCCCCCCCATGCCCTGTGAAAGATGACCTGAATGGAGTCAAAGTCATATCAACTGAGCACCACTAGAGGCCAATATCCAGCCATGATGGGGTGGAGAGACCGGCGAGATGATGTGTCACTATGTGACTGTAAAAGTTTCCAGTGAAACCAAAGACTGTTTCAGTTGGTGTGACATGTCTTCCAGGTGGGGTGACCTTCACTTCCTGTTCCAACTGCATGGAAAAACACTGCTGACATGTATAATTTAGCCACCAGCAGTAAATCATCTCGAttcttgacacacacacacacacacacacacacacacacacacacacacacacacacacacacacacacacacacacacgtgtctcATGTGTGTTAAATTTAGCATGGTTAAGTACATCTCATGTCAGTAACTGAACATCATGGTCAGCTAGATGTCCTCTCTCTGTGGCTGAAGACTGTTGGCTCTCCACATTTCCGAAGCCTCCACACACCGAAGCCACACTCTTAAATACTAAACATGGtagattgtgtttttatttaggtCCAGTAAGGTCATGAGGGTGAGGAGTTCAAATTAAACTTGGTTAAAGTCTAAAACAATGTATCATCCACTGACAGAATATAATTTCTTGATGTATCTCTCTAATTTAGGCATTTTGGAGATAAAACCacatcatttgaaaatgtcagtctTAATGATTTTGAGAGGGGGAATCAAGCTTCTTTTGTCAATCTTTTAAATTACTTTCCTAAAGTCAAGACACCTGAGCTTGCAGCCCAGAGAACAACAGCATGGCtggattttaatgtttgtatgcAAGTTTAAAATCCAGCAGTAATAGAAATAGCTCCTCCTTTTAGTTAATATCAACATACTTATCTTTGAACAGTTCTCTGATTTTATATGATTGAGTGCTACATAATTCAAGTTGTTGTGTAGTGGTACCCTGCAACCTGAATATCTAGCACAACTAAAATGGCTGTTATGTCATGTTACATTTTTACTGAAAGCTTTTACCATTTGATAAATAGCTCAATACAAAAATGTACCTTTTCCACTTTAATTCCAAACACATACTTAAAATTcttgcaataaaaaaacaactattccACTTCCACTAGAATGAGGGTAAACATAAATGAAtgacttttttaatatttcattgtaACGTCAAAGGAAATAAATCTCAGCTCTGTATTAATATAGTCCTTGTTCTTCACAGGACAGGGTTTCCAAATCACATCTGGCAATACAATAATTTTTTCCTCATTAGAAACCAATGGGTGCCAGTGACTAAGATTGGGCGTCGgaatcatttatttaacaagAACCGTCCAGTTGCAGCTTATTCTATCCCTATCACTGCATCCTTGAGCAAGGCAGCGATCTCCAACCTGCCCAAGAAGCTCTGCTCCTGGCTACCCTCAGCTTTACCTCTCTGCTGACATACATGTATCATATATAAGAACATAACATTCGTGATGACTGTGTGTAAGGATGGACAATTGGAAAAAATGATCTTCTATACATATGGTCCTCAACCTTTTCAGCCCTTGAACCTAAACAACAGATAATGATTTTCCCTTTTCAGTGAATTATATACTTTTTCACAAGGGACAAGAAATATTGGTCAGGAAGATTAAAAGCACATTAAATTGGtacatgaaatatattttttcagactGCATAAATCAACCCATAACCCCAAAATTACTCACTGACCCCTGGGCTGAGTACCTCCTCTCTATACAAATGACTTCATTAGACATAAGACTggtgaaaaataacacaaacaagacTGCCCCCTGGTGGCTAAACAGGAGAACAGTGCATGCTGCTGCTACCAACAGATAGTAAAACCGTAAATAAGGCATTCATTTATACATCACACACTTCATAATTGCAAATAGCACTTGACAGTTAACACCACTAACAATTGAGgggtttttacagatttttcaGCATTCACTATTTTACACCAAGAGCGGACAACAGACGTTATATTGTCCAAATCTTGTCAAGCGGGGGGGGGAATCTTCTCTCCCATTTTGATTGGATAAAGACTAGAGATTATGTCTCACTgaaaaggagagggaaaaagatgatgaaatgatgaatgatgGATTGTGAGCTCAATAGATGAAGAGGACTCGGGTGCGGGGCAGGGTGGACAAGGTGTCAGCCATCTTGCGGATTCTGGCATAGTTGATGAATCCTCGAAGGAAGAGCAAGAAGCctgaagagcaaaaaaaaaaaaaaaagggacagtGAGACACAACTAGAAGTGCTATAGGGAACAACATTGTAACTCCATGTTGGCACTTGGCAGCAGTGATAAAAGTGACTAGGTCTTCTGACTGGGTCTTTAGGTTGACCAATATAAACCctgataaaataacaaaaaacaacagataaaaCTGCACTTACTAGCAAGGTAGCACAAGATAAAagtactaactaactaactttatCCAACATCAAACAAACAGAGTTGCATCTGTTTGGTATGAAACAGATACCAAACAATAACCTCATTATCCTATAACAGGATAATTAAGATTAACTATCCTGCTGTAACAAATTCACAGCATATGACACTTCAACACTGTTGCAATGGCGCTCCCTTTGATTTCCCTATTTGATTGATTTAAATTCAGAGGTTGGCTACTTACCCAACACCAGGAACACCCACCACAGCCAGTACTGTCCATCAAAGTAACCAGGGAAGTATGTGGAAAACTAGAAAACCAACAGAACGGCAGAAATGACTGGTTAGAATAAATATGGCCTGCACTGGTTTCACTCAAATGAGTCCTGCATTTTAAAAGTGAATGAAGAAAGCAGCACAGCTCTCAAGAGATCTTTGAGGAAATAGTGCAGCGCCAACAAGCCAACCACTAtagaaacaacataaaaataccAGAGTGGTGTTTGGGGCTTTTGAGTTGTTTGTGCGTACATAAAACcacattttatgtgtttgtatgtgtgctgtgtgtgtttgtttgtgtgtgggctcCTTGTCGTACCCTGACTATGAGGATCCATTTGATGAGGGAGAGGCCAAAGCCTGAGATGGCCCCGTAGCGCCCGGCTGCTGAGGTGgtcagacagaaagacaggaagaaacCAATCCAGTTGAACAGGAATGCCACTGGACAAAGgatggagggaaaagagagtGAGTGTGCTAGACAtgtcatcagaaaaaaaaaatctgataaagcAGGAAATTTTTTACAAGCTAATTTGTATCTCAAATAAGAGACAATGTCATTTCTGCACAAAACTAGGTAGAGAAGAGCTGAAGATGAAAGAAGATGGTTaagatgagaaaagagaaaaaccaAAAGGTGAGTAGATTGGGTAACTAACTGAAAAAAGTGAGCATGAAGATGCCATCATTTCCTATCCTCAGCTGATCAGCATCTTCAAAGTCATCTCTGTTCACAAAGTCTTCATCCTGTGATAGAGTAAGCCACAgaagagcaaaacaaaaagagaaagtaagaTATTCAAGCACTCAAACAATTTCACCACAGCACAGCAGGGCAGTAGCAGAGCTTTCCAGGGCTTTACTTAACTTATTTGAAACTATTTCAAGTCTACATATCAATCaagtttgctttattttaaccAATTTGCAATGACGTATTTCAATTTCTACAAGTACAATGTAGTGTCTTGACAAAGTGAATTGTGATTAAGCATGGGCAAGCACCTGCTAGTGGAAACCAAGCTGTACCAACAACAGAGAgtaaatacaacacaaacaaccaACAGACCAATGGAACCATCACAACACAGCAAGCCCATTTAATTACTATCATTGTCACTTTACCCAAAGGTCTGGAGGTCAGTCAAATTGAATGTAGGACATCGGGAGAACCAGTAGATCTTGTATAACTATCAACTAAGCACTAGCTAGCActctaaatacacaaacatacaaggGTGGGGTGCTGAATACATAAAACACTGTAGGTACATCTGTGTTTTCACACACCAAACAAGGACCAAATACACTTCCTCTCATCAGACACTCTCCTCCCACTCCTCCCAGTTACCTCCAGTGAACTGCGAATTACATCGTCAAAAGTCTCCAGGCGTTCCCTGtgctgaggctgctgctgagCGCAAGGCAATGTGTGGCAGAGAAACACAACACCAACAATCAAACATGGTGGCCCCACATGCAGTAAGGCATCACAGTGACCACTAGAGGTCAGAGACGAGCTGTCATTTTTCagttgatatttttgtattcctttaaacagaaacagtagtttttaaaaaggcatGTCAAGTATGTATGAAGTTCTGATGAATTTCCGCTGCTGTTGACAGAGGGACTCAGAGATGAGCAGCTCGTGACAAGCCTGCACACAGGAGGTTAGATTACCGGTGTCCTTTTCAAACAATCCCTCAGgcattaaatgcaaataaatggcACGAGTGGAAGATCAGTTGTGTTTTTCCCTTTGTAAATAAAACGACAACTACATAATAACTGAAAAGGAAAGGGTTTCCACatacaaatgttttgtgtttataaaaGAACACAGATGTTTCCCTAAGCAATCATGCTATTAAAGCTTTGgaaacttgtgaaaaatgtgtCTAATATCAAAACAATATCTTAACAAAAAGCAAATTGAAAACAGATTTTACTGAAATGTCAACCTTATACCATATCATAACAAAATAGTATTTCTACCCAACATTTCTAAATTTTACACTGACAATCCGTACCTCCATCACCAAGGACAAATTGACTGATGTGGTGGCACAAAAACAGCTAgccaaacaaaacatacataccACTGGAAACATTAGCTTCTGGGGCTAACTTTACCTACATCACAGATTAAATACCTGCCTAAAATTGTATGCATCAGTACAGAAAATGCATTAGTCTGAAGCTCCCATGTTTTGAATGCTGCACCGATATTTACTCAGATTTTGGGAAAACAAACCCAGGTGCAAAGTGCGCAGACAGGGAGCCTGGGAGACTGAAGCATTCACAACAGAAAGAAGCTGCCACCTGTGAGCACTTGTGAGACATAGACTGTGGTCATTATGTGCAAAATATTACTGAATGCCCTTTAAAATGGCtgattataaatgtttttgttattgttcaaACCAGCAAAGAAAGGCTAGCAGCAGTTCATGTAGGAATAGCAGAGACACAATCAGATATGTGAAGTACATATACAGAGTtctgaagacaaaacaaaaaaacttttcGTAGCAGGGCAATAAGCACTTCCTGCCTTGCAGCCAACACAGGAAGTCTTTGAGCAgaagctacagtgtgtgtgtgtgtgtgtgtgtgtgtgtgtgtgtgtgtgtgtgtgtgtgtgtgtgtgtgtgtgtgtgtgtgtgtgtgcgggcaTAGTGAATGTGACCAAAGGAAAAAAGTGAGACACTCACTCTCCCGGTTACCAGGGGAACAGTAGTCTCTGCCTTGGTTCTTTCTGCTTCATCATAGGAAGGTAGCGTAGTTGCTACGTTGTATGATGGAGGCTTGGGGAAAGCCCCGTCTTCCTTGTAGTCGAAGTAGGCTGAAGAagaaacagcacattttcaaacacagaggcagaaatCTTACTTATACAAAGTCTTATTTCTTATTGGCAGACAGCTGAACTAATAACTGCATCTCATATTTACTGCCATTGCCAAAACTAAACTATTTAACATGTGTTCTTGTGCTTAGTCACTACAAGCAGCTCTGGAAGTGGAAACAGACTCAAGACATGGAGGTGATCTCCGAAGTAGCATTTCC includes:
- the LOC122888408 gene encoding NEDD4 family-interacting protein 1-like isoform X4, which produces MAEPSARYQQLPNEEDPEESPQVAADAPPPYSSIAADNAAYFDYKEDGAFPKPPSYNVATTLPSYDEAERTKAETTVPLDEDFVNRDDFEDADQLRIGNDGIFMLTFFMAFLFNWIGFFLSFCLTTSAAGRYGAISGFGLSLIKWILIVRFSTYFPGYFDGQYWLWWVFLVLGFLLFLRGFINYARIRKMADTLSTLPRTRVLFIY
- the LOC122888408 gene encoding NEDD4 family-interacting protein 1-like isoform X2 — its product is MAEPSARYQQLPNEEDPEESPQVAADAPPPYSSIAADNAAYFDYKEDGAFPKPPSYNVATTLPSYDEAERTKAETTVPLVTGRQPQHRERLETFDDVIRSSLEDEDFVNRDDFEDADQLRIGNDGIFMLTFFMAFLFNWIGFFLSFCLTTSAAGRYGAISGFGLSLIKWILIVRFSTYFPGYFDGQYWLWWVFLVLGFLLFLRGFINYARIRKMADTLSTLPRTRVLFIY
- the LOC122888408 gene encoding NEDD4 family-interacting protein 1-like isoform X1; the protein is MAEPSARYQQLPNEEDPEESPQVAADAPPPYSSIAADNAAYFDYKEDGAFPKPPSYNVATTLPSYDEAERTKAETTVPLVTGRQQPQHRERLETFDDVIRSSLEDEDFVNRDDFEDADQLRIGNDGIFMLTFFMAFLFNWIGFFLSFCLTTSAAGRYGAISGFGLSLIKWILIVRFSTYFPGYFDGQYWLWWVFLVLGFLLFLRGFINYARIRKMADTLSTLPRTRVLFIY
- the LOC122888408 gene encoding NEDD4 family-interacting protein 1-like isoform X3, coding for MAEPSARYQQLPNEEDPEESPQVAADAPPPYSSIAADNAAYFDYKEDGAFPKPPSYNVATTLPSYDEAERTKAETTVPLVTGRDEDFVNRDDFEDADQLRIGNDGIFMLTFFMAFLFNWIGFFLSFCLTTSAAGRYGAISGFGLSLIKWILIVRFSTYFPGYFDGQYWLWWVFLVLGFLLFLRGFINYARIRKMADTLSTLPRTRVLFIY